GTGGAACAGGATGCGACGGCTGCCCGGGTCCTTGATGATGGTGTCGACGCACTGGCGGATCTGGTCGATCGCCTTGTACAGCACCACATAGGCCTGACCGTCTTCTTCGCCTTCGGCAATTTGACGATAACCCTGGCTCAGGGTCTGCTCGATGGCCGCCTGGTTGCTGACCGGGATCTGCTTGTACGCCGGCCATTTGCGCCATTGCACGCCGTAGATCTCGCCGAGGTCGTCTTCGCCCTGACGGAACGGGTTGGCCAGCCACTGGGCGTTTTCGTTGGCGTTCTGGTCCCAGACCTTGCAGCCCAGCGCACGGAATTCGGCGGCGTTGTTCACCCCACGCAGAAAACCGCACATCTCGCCGATGGCGGATTTGAAAGCCATCTTGCGAGTGGTGATCGCCGGGAAACCTTCCTGCAGATCGAAGCGCAGCATCGCGCCCGGAAAGCTGATGGTGTTCACGCCCGTGCGGTTGGCCTGTTTGGTGCCGTTCTTGATGACGTGGGCGACCAGTTCGAGATATTGCTTCATGAATTACCTGTGTCCTTGAACCCGGGGCCAAAGCCCCCGGGGTTCGAATTTTAACGCCTGCTTCTTATACAGCGGCCGCCGGGGTCGCCGGGGCGCGTCGATAAGCCAGCCAGATCAGGAACAAACCGCCGACGATCATCGGTACGCACAGCACCTGGCCCATGGTCAGCCAGTTCCAGGCCAGATAGCCCAGTTGCGCATCCGGCACGCGAACAAATTCGACGATGAAACGGAAGATGCCATAGAACAGCGCGAACATCCCGGACACCGCCATGGTCGGCCGCGGCTTGCGCGAGAACAGCCAGAGGATCGCGAACAGCGCCACGCCTTCCAGCGCGAACTGATACAGCTGCGACGGATGACGCGCCAGCTGCGCCGGATCGGTCGGGAAGACCATCGCCCACGGCACGTCGGTCGCCTTGCCCCACAACTCAGCATTGATGAAGTTACCGATACGCCCGGCACCCAGGCCAATCGGCACCATCGGCGCGACGAAGTCCATCAGCTGGAAGAACGACTTGTCATTCTTTTTACCGAACCACAGCGCCGCCAGCATCACGCCGATAAATCCGCCGTGGAACGACATGCCGCCCTTCCACACTTCGAAAATCAGCAGTGGGTTGGCGATGTAGGCGTTCAGGTCGTAAAACAGCACATAACCCAAACGGCCGCCGACGATGACACCCATCGACATCCAGAACACCATGTCGGAGAGTTTCTCTTTGCTCCAGGTCGGGTCGAAGCGGTTCAGCCGACGGGACGCCAACAGCCATGCACCGCCGATGCCGATCAGGTACATCAGGCCGTACCAGTGGATTTTCAGCGGACCGATGGCCAGGGCCACCGGGTCGATCTGCGGGTAAGGCAGCATTGCGACTCCTCCTTAGAGTTGAAACCTTCAAATTCCCGGGCGACGCTGTCACGCCAGGATTAAGCCAGGATTGCGCGATGCGTCAGAGCAGGAAGCTCAAGCCGACGCAAAACAGCAAAGCGGCAAACAGTCTTTTTAGCAAACGCGGCGACAGCCTGTGGGCCAGTCGCGCACCGAGGCGGGCGAAAACCATGCTGGTCAGGGCGATCCCCAGCAGCGCCGGCAAATAAACAAAACCGAGACTATGGGCCGGCAGCAGTGGATCGTGCCACCCCAGAATCATGAAACTTAATGCACTGGCCAGGGCGATTGGCAGGCCACAGGCCGACGAAGTGGCCACCGCCTGCTGCATTGGCACGCTGCGCCAGGTCAGGAACGGCACGGTCAACGAGCCGCCGCCAATCCCGAAAATCGCTGAGGCCCAGCCGATCACGCTGCCAGCCACGGTCAGACCGACTTTACCGGGCACCGT
The Pseudomonas lini DNA segment above includes these coding regions:
- the lgt gene encoding prolipoprotein diacylglyceryl transferase, encoding MLPYPQIDPVALAIGPLKIHWYGLMYLIGIGGAWLLASRRLNRFDPTWSKEKLSDMVFWMSMGVIVGGRLGYVLFYDLNAYIANPLLIFEVWKGGMSFHGGFIGVMLAALWFGKKNDKSFFQLMDFVAPMVPIGLGAGRIGNFINAELWGKATDVPWAMVFPTDPAQLARHPSQLYQFALEGVALFAILWLFSRKPRPTMAVSGMFALFYGIFRFIVEFVRVPDAQLGYLAWNWLTMGQVLCVPMIVGGLFLIWLAYRRAPATPAAAV
- a CDS encoding thymidylate synthase, which gives rise to MKQYLELVAHVIKNGTKQANRTGVNTISFPGAMLRFDLQEGFPAITTRKMAFKSAIGEMCGFLRGVNNAAEFRALGCKVWDQNANENAQWLANPFRQGEDDLGEIYGVQWRKWPAYKQIPVSNQAAIEQTLSQGYRQIAEGEEDGQAYVVLYKAIDQIRQCVDTIIKDPGSRRILFHGWNVAQLDEMALPPCHLLYQFHPNVETKEISLTLYIRSNDLGLGTPFNLTEGAALLSLIGRLTGYTPRWFTYFIGDAHVYENHLDMLNEQLKREPFPMPKLVISDRVPEFAKTGIYQPEWLEQIEPSDFSLEGYEHHAPMTAPMAV
- a CDS encoding sulfite exporter TauE/SafE family protein, whose translation is MEFLLYLALGACAGVLAGLFGVGGGIIIVPVLVFSFTLQGFDASILTHLAVGTSLATIIFTSVNAVREHHRRGAVRWPIFAWMTLGILIGAGFGALTAEAISGPHLQKIIGVFALIIAVQLALDFKPKASRTVPGKVGLTVAGSVIGWASAIFGIGGGSLTVPFLTWRSVPMQQAVATSSACGLPIALASALSFMILGWHDPLLPAHSLGFVYLPALLGIALTSMVFARLGARLAHRLSPRLLKRLFAALLFCVGLSFLL